The genomic interval CTAAAGACTCTGCAAGGCAGATACTGAATGTGGTGCAGATTCATTCACACTGAAAACCGTCTGCGCCCTCCATGCTGAGGGGTTAAGCGGGAAGACTTGCTGAAAGAGGGGAGGGGGTTTGTCAGGAGGCAAGGGAAGAGGTCCACATGGGGCCCAGGTACGGGGATGGAGGGGGAcagtatagagggaatgtcagcTGAGGGATTGCCTGGAGATGGGAGTGGATCTGTCATAATAGGCAGGAGAACTGGGGTGCAAATCCATGCTGGCCTGAAGGCTGTGGCAGGGAGCTTGGCCTGAGAGCCAGATGTTATAGCCCCGGACAAAGAGAGAACGGGTGGAAAACAGGAGGAAGGGGAGTTTCCATGGAGAATCTTTGCCTCTGGGAATCCACAGAGCAAAGCTGCAGTCAGCGTCCAGCCAAGAAGGGGTGAAATACACTGCCCAGACATAGACGGAAGGGTCGACTGtgaaaaaaaagcacaacgtAAGAGCTGTGAGTTGGGTTTCATTCACTGTCTCACTGAGGACTGTAGCCAGGGAGACAGACTCTCAGATGGTTCTGAGGACCTGCTCTgaagaggtgggggagaggcaATATATGTGTAACTTCTGGCTGGGGGATACGGAGAGTCAAGCAAACATCTCAGCAAAAGGCTCGTCACAAGGATCAGATATCTCAGTTAagattttaatgcttttctaagTAGAGGAAGGTGCAAGGATTTGGgtccataaaatttttttttctgaaatacagCTATCTAAGGGCCTGTTTTCCCTGTTTTCCCAAAGTGCAGAGAGCCTTATCCTGTTCTTtgtcctgaattcctttcagggtatATTGtaggtcagcgactgcagtgaCTAAcgacttaatccttgtagaacCAGATGGCAAGTGACattccccactttacagaaggTTCCAGGCAGAAGTTTGCTCCCAGACAGGGATGGTGACAGTTGTGCCTCTGTGAGGGAGCTGGGGTCTGCCCCAGACAGACAGGACCACTCAGCAACACACCTAGGAATTGGCTGTATTGATCTTAGGGAAGTGGctggtttccttcttttctggctATACACACACTCCTGGACAGAGAAGGGTTATTATTCATTGTTATCAATGAATTGTTGCCATGACTGAGTACTTGCTATGTGCCATTGCTCTGTTAACTACTATACCTGTTCTTTCTGATTCTTATATGCATCTCTCCAGGCACCTATTGTTACTCTCTTTTTACTTATGAGAAAACAGCTTCAGAGAGGGGCAGAGATTTCCCCAGAGCTGCCCAGCTAATAAGTAATGGATGTGGGGAAAGTGTGTGCCACTGTTGGGAGTGGGATGGGGTTCTGCAGGTTCCCTTAGCCCAGTCAGAGAGCTAGGTCCCCAGGGGAGCTCTGCCCTTGCTAACAGGGAAAGCCATCCATGGGAGGCCGAGGGAGAATAGTCAGCAGGTAACCTAGACCCACCAGGGGAGGTAGGAAATGAGATGGATGTGAGGGGACTGCTACCTGACCATGTCTAAGGTGAGCTCCCACGTCCTGTCCTTCTGGGATATCCATCTGCTTTCTTCCCACCCCCCAGCTGGGAGCCCATTGAGAAATACATCAATGAACAGTATGAGAAATTCCTGAAGGAGGAGGTGAACATAGCCAGGAAGAAACGCATCCCTGACACTCGTGTCCACTGCTGCCTCTACTTCATCTCCCCGACGGGACACTCGTATGTACCAGTCCCACCCCCATTGCTGGGCCTGGCTTTAGTTTGCATCATCTGTGCCCAACCTGTAGTGGGTAACCGTTACCTGGACTCAGCTGGGGAGGGCCAGATGGGCCCCAGTATAGTCACAGCCCTGTGATTCCCCAGAGTTTCTTGCCAGGAGAGTGAAGCTGACCAACATCAGCCCCTACGCTGCCCATTGGTGTTCTAGCACCATAGCACGACGGTGCCAGCAGACAGAAGTTGGTTTATGTGCGCAAAATGCTCCTCATTTGTTCAAGAGATACCTGCTTTGCACAAGCCTGGGGTCGGGGGCAGTAAGACGGGTGAAATGGGGCGGGGGCTGGGCTACTGAATTGGGGCTGgtgtttttgggggggtgggaccCAGCTGTAGGCATTTGGAGGGCGGCCAGCCCAGCATGAGGAGCCAGGTGTCTAGAGATGAAGACTGGCAATAAACAGGGCATGCTGGGAACTCTGGTTGTTGAGTATCAGGCGGGGCTACATGATAGGGAGTACCAGGAGAGAATGGAGCAATCCAAGTAGGCGAGCAGAGGGCGGGTGTCTCGTAATTTATCACTAAGCCCAGCTTAGTTCAATTCTTGAGAAGATGGCACAAGCAAGGCAGGCCCCCAATTTTGGAGGAATCAGATATTCAGCAGGTTTTCAATGGAGGAGCTCAGGAACTCAACAAAAAGTTTGCACTATCCCTGCCTAGAACCTGGACCCAAGGTCAGAGCAAGCCAGCAGATAGCCTGACTGAATGAGTCCCCTGGACTGCAAACTAGAGCCAGATTGGGGCCCCAGAGTCCAGAGGAAGCTGGCCCCTCAGAGGGGGGAGGGGTCAGGCCTCCAGATGGACCCCTGCAGGACTaactgggggctgggaggaggcctGTCAAAAAGTGCTGTCTTGTAGGCAGAATAGACACACACATGTAACCGTGACACAAGGACATTTGGGTAGGGACAGCAGTCCACagctgttcccaggagaaagaaaTCTCAGGTCAGAAAAGATGTCACGAAGGCGTGGTTTGAGTGGGGCTTAAAGAAGGCAGGATTTGCATGGGAACCGAAGAAGAGAAAGACAGGTGGTGGACCATGTGTCGGTGGAGAGTCGGGGTCTCTTCTGCACATTGAGATGGTGGATGCGTGTCAGATAGGAAAGGGAGCAGCCTCCTGGCCTCAGCCAGTTCCCAGCCCAGTCCTCCTGTCCCAAGGGTGCCCCTGGAATGGTGGCAGTGGCTGAGTGGGGGAGGGCACGGTGGCTCTGACTCCCCACCTTCTCTGGGCCCCAGCTTGCGACCTCTCGATCTGGAGTTCATGAAACACCTCAGCAAAGTTGTGAACATCATCCCTGTCATTGCTAAGGCTGACACCATGACCCTGGAGGAGAAGTCTGAATTCAAGCAAAGGGTGAGAAggccccctcctccttttcctgtcCCCTTCCTTGCCTTCCCCTCTTCTGGTCCAAGCCCTCTCCTATCCTTCATTATCACATCCACCCTCTACCCCGCTTCCCACCCAGCCCCTACTCAACCATTAAAGAGGCTGGGCTGGTGGTATCTGGGGACCAACAGTGAAGAGAAGGTAGTGCAGCTCCAGCCTTCTTCCTGCCCTGCAAACTTACCTGCAAAGACCTCTGAACACATAAATCACCGTGAACATGAGAAAGCACTCCTCACTGTTAGGCTGCTTGAAGGACTAATTAATCAACTGCCTGCTAGTCCTTATTGTTATTTCCCATAAGCTCTATCCTGTGTCGGACACACAGGCGACGGGGTTGGGGAGATGCAGAAGTATAAAGACAGTTGCTGCCTTTAAGAACCTTACAAGCAAGTAGATTACTGAAAAGATACTGggtggcttcctggaggaggagacttAAGCCGAGCTTTGAAAGAGGATAAAcagagaggctgggggtgggggcgatGCACCTCTCTTCCCTGCAAACAGGAATATAACAAGTATGGCATGAGCACTGCCCATGTGGAATCTGTTCCAAGCTGTACTGCTTCTCTAAATCCTAATCTTACCCTAAGATAAACAAGCTACACCCCCAGACTCTTCCTCATCGCAGGCTGGGGTGGGCTATGGTAATTGTAGGATTGGGGCTCCCATATGTTCAGGATCCTCCTGCTGCCCAGGGCCTCAGAGTTCAGAGATAACTGGATTATCAAAGACTGCATTCACCCCTCTGACTTCAGCATGCACACActtgcacatgcatgcacatgcacacatagcCCTCTCTCCCATTATCCTGACACTTGGCTACCAtgcttctcctccccacctctaGGTTCGAAAGGAGCTTGAAGTAAATGGCATTGAATTCTACCCCCAGAAGGAATTTGATGAGGATTTGGAGGACAAGGCAGAGAATGACAAAATCCGGGTAGGTGCCTGGGACTCTGTTCATCACACGGATGCCCGCCTTAGTCCCCCTGGGATGTGTATCATGTACCACTTCTGTTTTTCAACCTGCTTTTCCCTTTCCATACTCCCTGCCCCACCTTGCCTGACCCAGACCAGAAGTGTCATGGGAGAGGGTGAGGACTTGGGGCGCTGGCCAGGACTGTGAACCCTGCACCCAGAAAGCCAACGCTCCCGTCCATCCCCAGACCACACAAAAGCCTCTCGTTCCCCCACAGGGCCAAGTAAAACCAGGGTATGGGGTGATGGAAGGGCACAGGCAGGAAAAGCTCCAGGCTGGGGTCCAAAGTATCTATACTCTAGCAgagctctgcctcagtttccccttctataAAATTCAGAGGCTtataggctcttttttttttttccctagaagaacccttaaaaaaattaaatgtcagaCAGACTCcaatatataaaacacaaaaacagaGCTGCTTTGGCTAAGTGTCATAGGCATAGCCCTACCTTCTGAGCAGCCCCTGGGGTATTTcctgggaatctttttttttctggctgcgttgggtcttcgttgctgtgcgtgggctttctctagttgtggcgagcggaggctactctttgttgcggtgcgtgggcttctcattgtggtggcttctcttgttgcggagcacgggctctaggcacgcgggcttcagtagttgtggtgcacgggctctagggcgcatgggcttcagtagttttggctcgagggctctagaatgctggctcagtagttgtggctcacgggattagttgctccgcggcatgtgggatcctcccagaccagggatcaaaccagtgtcccctgcatcggcagttggattcttaaccactgccccaccagggaagtccctctcctgggAATCTTAAGGCTTCATGAAACCTGGCTTGGAAACCACTGACCTATGTGATTTCTAAGATCCCTCTCAATTCTAAACTTCTACTATTCTGTAATTCTACATCAGAATCCTGAGTTCTAGTCTGAGCTTTTCCATCAACCACTGTAACCTGGGACAAATCACTCACTTGCTTTGGTCTTGAGTCTCCTTCTTCATCAAGTGTGGTAACCTGGTAGAAGCCCCTTACCTGATGTAGAGACAGGTAGTTGGTCAGTTAATTGAAAAAGTCAATTGAAGtgaagaaatcattttaaaaatgaagcatattaatcttaaatgttttaaaataaatgttttaatataaatcttaaatgttttaatacaTTCATTAAACATTCTTTTCATAGAGAGACAAGCCCTCTTCTTTGAAGGTAAGTCCGCTCTGAATGCAAAAGCAACTCACCTTTATCAAGTCTTTCTGAAACATTCAACTTAATTTTCAGAGAAACAACTCTCCACAGTGCTATGTCCTCAGCTTATACAATAGTTAATTTATCCAATTGCAACAACAAGTACACACCAGGCAAAAAGATTTGGGAACAGACGCCTGGTGGAGCAGAGGGGCCTACGCACATCAGAAAGCAGCCTCTGAGCTCTGGAAGGTCAGCGGGTGTGGGCCTCTGCCAGTGGGGGAGACAGTGTAAAGCTTCAGTTACTTTGGCAGTCAGTTGTGTAGGTGTCGTTTAAGAGGTCTGTCTTTCCTGGCTATCTCACAGAGTTGTTCCAAATCAAACCAAACCTGATAAAGTGCTGAAGAGCATGAAGCATTCTCCAGTAGTAGGAAAGCTGACTTACTGAGGTTAACCAGCTGGGCAGGGGGGCAATCGGGGTTGGACCCAGGCCTTCGGACTCCTAGACCAGTGCTCTTTTTAAGAGACAAGAGCCTTGCCCTTGCCATCACTGGGATCACTGAATGAGCTTCAGAAGTGTGCAGTTCAAGGCTAGAGGCCCAGGACCGTACTCCATCCTGCCCTTGGAGGCCCCGATGGTAGGAGGATGACATGCACGTGTGTCTGGTTTCTCAGCAGGAGAGCATGCCTTTTGCTGTGGTGGGAAGTGACAAGGAGTACCAAGTGAATGGCAAGCGGGTCCTCGGCAGAAAAACTCCCTGGGGGATCATTGAAGGTAATTCAATGCATCTTCTTGAAGAACTGGCCGCTGGtcaattttgcttatttattaagcatctatagGTCAAGGCACAGTCCTAGGATGTAAGATATAAAATGAATGTCAGCCAGACCCTGCCGTAAGGGGCTTACAGTCTAATTGGGAAGATGAGGCTCACAGGCAGGAAGCAATAAAAGATGGATTTAGCACCTGCCCGGGAGGCACTAGCTCGAGGGTCAAAGGAGTTCAGAACATGGAGAGATTAATAAGAATCAGAAAAACCAGAGAAAGGTTTTCACATGAAAGGGGGCATGATCTGAAAAACTCCTGAAGGGTTGTTCAGATGttgccattttcattttattaggaACGATGTGACCTTGAGAAGGTCACAGTGATTCTGAAAGTTCTCAGAGAATCGCTTCAGTCGATCACATTCATTATGATGCCCTCGGAGGGGAGCAGGGTAGGCGTGGCTGCTCTCAGAACATCACGTGCTGAGGCACTTGAGTCTCAGACAGGTTAAGTGTCCTGTCCAAGATCACATGGCTTGTTAGTGGTGAAACTTTGATTTTAGACCCAGATATTTTGATTCCAAAACCAAGTTCATCCCATTTTATCGTGTTGTCTCTCATTTTTCTATGACCCtttgttgggatttttaaaaaaatagcattttctcATCATCTGCCTTGAATTATGAGAATATCTGTCCTACCCATTAGATTGTGAGACAAGAGGGTTTGTGACTTAATCCTCTTCTGCTTCCACAGTCTTTGGCAAGTGATTTGcaaatagtaggcactcagtccACGTTGAATTAAACTTATCAAGCCATCATGACCTTTTTAAGATGGCACAGTTATTTTCTATGTGTGTTACTGTCTTCCAATCAGATTATAAGCTCCTTAAAGATAGGCATTGTGTCTTAGGCCTTTGGCAGGTTTCTTAGACTccctgtgtattagtttccttttctataaaatgggaaatataATAGTGCTTATTCCACAGAGTCTAGAGTAGTATTGTGCCACTGTAGCTACTTAATGAATACTTGTTCAATGAGTAAAATCCAATGCACTGAAGTGCCAAGATGAGCACACCTCTGAAAGGGTGACCATAGCCTGACCCGTGGCTCCCTCCTAAATGCCTCCATGACCTGAACAGAAATTCACCTGCTGGTGTTGCTGCATTAGTGAAATGaccacctgtttttttttgttgttgttcacagTGGAAAACCTCAACCACTGTGAGTTTGCCCTGCTTCGAGACTTTGTCATCAGGTAAGATGCACCCCTCCCGTCAGATGGCAGGTTTAATTATTTGGGGTCTGGAGGCCGTCTGTTCAGATCCACTTcctcagcccccaggtctctctgaCAGAGCTTTCTGCTCCAGTCCCAGCTCCCGTCTCAAAGGAAAAGGGGCTCAAGAGGTATCATTCGCTCTCTGGAGTGGGTCCAGGCCATGGACGCGATGTGTGGACCTCAGACATGggtcccctcttcctcctcccgccCCTAATCACATCCCTCTCTCTTCTCACCCTGTGTCCTTCAGGACCCACCTCCAGGACCTCAAGGAAGTGACACACAACATCCACTATGAGACCTACAGGGCCAAGCGGCTCAATGACAATGGAGGCCTCCCTCCGGTGAGCGTGGACACAGAGGAAAGCCACGACAGTAACCCATGACGACTCTTTCTCTGTATCATCACACATACCCACTTCTCCACGCACACACATCTccaaaccaccaccaaccaccttcttcctttctctcctgtccCACAGGCCTATCTGGTAATTGTGGAGCATCTTgtctacagtgtgtgtgtgtgtgtgtgtgtgagagagagagagtgtgtgtgtgtgcttgtgtgtgtgtatgtgtgtgtgcctgtgcagGGGTGAGGTATTTTTACTGCCCTATCTGGTATTTGTGGAGCATCTTgtctacagtgtgtgtgtgtgtgtgtgtgtgtgagagagagagagagtgtgtgtgtgtgcttgtgtgtgtgtatgtgtgtgtgcctgtgcagGGGTGAGGTATTTTTACTGCCCTCCCTGGAAAGTCCCTTGTAAGTTTGGTTCCTCCATGGCTGTCCATTATCTGTCTCCTTTCCTTGTGTCCCAGAACAAAGCCGTGTACCTCACTCAAGTGGTCTGGGGgaggtttcatttaaaaatgatgggAGCAGGTGAGCCACAGGTAATGCTTTCTTACCTCTGAAACCCACCTGCAAACAGGGACTGCAGAGATTCTCCCAGGACAGTCTGTGGAGCTAGACCTGGGAGGGGACGGGGAGTTGATGACTTAACCCTGCCTGTAAGTCCGGGGTGGTCTGGGGTAAGGCTAGGActatttgggaaaagaaaggTCAGGGGAGAGCAGAGAAGTAGGCCAGAGCTGGGCTCCTGCAGAAAGAATTAGTACCTAGAAGTGGAGAAGAGAGCTCCACCCTTCGGTCCGTGTCGCGTTCACCGTCCAAAAGCTACTACCTGTCACCACGAAAGACTGCTGCTTTCCGCACTCCCCTTGCCTCGCTCCCCTCGGCTtccactttctctctttccccccctttccctccttccttcattctgCCCCCTCTgacttttcacttctttttacccTAATCCACTTTAGCTTCATTTCTATATTTAGGATTTATGCCCAGTCTACTTCCAAAAACGACTTTAAGccacttaaaataaaatcatcgCTTAAATCACGGGACAGTACAAACTGAGATTTCAAGAGAAATCGGATTTATAGAGAGGCATGGGAAAGAAAGTTTCTGCAGTCGAGTGCTGAAAATGGCCCTGAGCTTGTGGTCGGCCCAGCAAAAGAGGAGACACAGCGAGTTATGCGGTGCCCACTGGTTAAAGAAGCACATGTGCTGGTCAAGTGAGACAACCTTTTTTAGGCATTAAGTTCTAGAAGAACTGAGTCTAAAGAAGTATCAAGAACactatacagtatttgtgtttcttggTAGTTTGGCAATCTTAAACCACACCTCCCTTCTCTCCATCAGGATTCTTCCTCCTTAAAGCTGgcttctgtttctctcttcttcttgtgtATACTTGACCCCCTCCCCCTTTACTTCTCTTCTATTATCTGtctgtctcactctctctctcatgtTGAAGCTAATTgcatttttgtctgtctttctctgcttttccccAATTCCTCTTCCTGGCCCCTGTAGACATTCCCAGTGATACCCACAATCACACATGTAgcattttcttgcctttccctTCAGCCCTGTatttattaatgcatatatttcCCCTGTTGTTTTACAAACAAGTTACTCTTTCTCCTTTAGTCTGTAAGGTGGCTGAAATTTGGGGCTGGGGAAACAAGTGATACAGTTTGCAGTAGCCTCTTACAACCTCCTGTTCCATCTCCTGGTCTAACCCTAGGTGTTTTACTGGTTCCCCTACAGATCCAAGCATTTATAGTCCCTTATCACTCAGGTGCTAGGAAAACACATAGACTTAAGACCAAGGTTCAGTGGACCAGGAGAAAGCGGCAGGTGATCATGTTGCCAGTGGCCCAAAACTCATGGTCACAATCTTTCCTGGAAGCTCCTTACCAATCCAACCCACATCTTCCCTCACCCACAAAGTTATTCCAGGCAGGATAGAAGAACGGCAGGGTCAGAGCCCAGAGGTTGCTACATTTCAGCAGAAGAGGGATCCCTGGCTTATATGGAGACGTGGGACTAGACACCACGGCCTAGCGGGGAAGGTCTAggggtgaggggggtgggggggcattgGAGAGGCTGAGTAGGAGACTGATGCTTGGCGCCCCTAAATCATGATCTCAGCCTCCCTGGAGAAGCTGTTTTATATGTCTGCTGCCAGCTGCTGGTCTCCACACCCTCAACCGTTCTCAACCCCCCTGCAGGGAGAAGGCCTCCTGGGCACTGTCCTTCCACCTGTGccagccaccccctgccccactgcAGAATGAAGGCCATTTCAAGCGCCGCTCCTCCCTCCATTCTTCTCAGCTGTTATTGCTGCAGGGCCACGCCCTTTTTAGTGCTGTGCGTGTCCAGCCAACACCACGGCCCCTCTCAGCCCTCAGCCGGTGGGAGGGGCCAGCTGCCTCTTTAGGACAGTTGCTTCTTCCATTCATCCAAACCACCCCTCTCCTCCCAGTGGAATGGAGTTCTCGCCAGCACTGCCCTCCTCCATCGTCTGTGTCAGCTGGTCCTAGGCCATCTGTAGGGTGAAGGAGCTCACCAAGAGCTCCTTCTGCCCTTGCAAACCCATACCGGCTACTTGTAACCATCTCCAAGGGAAATGGCATTGCTCCCTGTCCATTCATCTGCATGAGCTACTCTTGGCTTCCTTAAAGGGTCAAGAAAGCAACTTTTCTGCTTGTCAGATTTGTTGACGTCAGCTGTGTGAGCCCCAAGGTGGGACGAGGGTGTCTCCTTCATTGCTCAAAGCTTATTTATAAGGATGGGTCATTACAGATGTGGCGGAGCAAGGGCTaggatcacttttttaaaaaatcactgcttGTGGCTGGCCCGGAGGGCCGTCACACACCCTCCCTGCCCCATAATGCAGCCACTTAGGGAGCGTGGTTTTCCTGAGACATTCCTGGAGTTGACTTCCTTATCCTCAAACTTTAAATAAGAACTAAATGCACACACAAAACTCCAGAAAGTCACAGGATGTGAACTCTAGGAGGAAAAAAGCACCCTTCTGTCCACTTAGCAATAAGAGGGAATCTCTTCCCACCCACCCTGActactccaccccaccccctcccctactCTGTTAACGTGAGCAATGAATCAGCCTGGCCACAGTTGGTCACTATAGGCTAGTGGAAAATCCCCAGTGGAGGGCACAGCCCCGCATCAGATGCATGAATGTTTGCGAATGTTGGCTGCCACCGCCCCACACACTATGTCTTTATGGAATACCCCTTGCCCACTGCCCCACCATTTCCACCTGGACACAACTTGCTCCAAGGCTGGTGACTTGTGGGCCATTCATCTACAACCAAGTCCTGATGGAGCAAGAGGCCCAAGCCTAGGGGATGCAAGAACGACCCATTTCTTAAATGTTACCAGTCCCAGCCAACCTTTTGGTGACATTATGGTTAATTTTCCCAATTGAAAGTAAGCAAACAGACGCTCAAACTGGTTGTGTAAATGTTGCTAGACTTTATGTGTTGTACAACTAAACATCGCTGTTTGAACAATAACtgaactgtgttttatttttgctccTCGATCCTTGGCCAAATTAGCTATTACATCATCTCATCCATGTGTGGAGGGTGAGACAGGGACCATCTTGGTAAGAAGTAGACACAGAAATTAGAGATGGAAACATTTTTGTGAGGTCAGTTCATCTTCAGTTGGCATGAAGTTGGACCCCCGTCATTATTCCCTGGAGTTTTGTATCCAAAATGAGTGATGGAGCTATCACACTTTACCTTGAGGGATGCTATGCTCTGCATAGCCTGTCTCCTCCAATGGAAACAATGTCTATTTTCATTCAATTTCCTAGCTTTCACCCTCCTTTTTCCAGAAGGCATAAAACCAAATCTAGGAAAGGAGTGGACCTATCTTGCCTAGAGACCTGCCTTTTTTGCAGTGAAGACTTTTAAGAGCTAAACTTAAAGCACTAGCTTGTATTGTCTTTTTCAAACTTAAACCAATCCTTCCTCTCTATGAGGTTCACACTCTCTTCTATAGCCAGCAAATAACACAACTCTACCTGTATATTATCTCTCTGAATTTGAATGTGACAATCATGTGCAACTGTGTTTAGGTCCTCAACATTCTGTAGGGTGAGCACAAGGTATAGATGAATGGTGGGGAGTCAAGACTAGAGGAAGAGAGGTCAGCAGGCCCTTGGAGTCATTCAAGTAAAAGGATGAGGAGTGGAACTAGAATGGCAAGGCCACACCAAGATGGAGGGAAGTGAGAAGATTTGAGTGACAGCAGTGTGGGAATCATAAAATATCACAGCTGAAAGAAACCTAAGAGTTCTTCTAGTTCTTCCTTCAAACAGATATGGAAACAAGTCTAGAAAGCATAATCGTCTTGCCCAAGGTTGTACACTTAGTTACCAAGGCAGAACAGGGCCTAGACCTCAGTGCTTGTTCCACTGCTTCTCGCCATTCCTATTGTAATCAtgctttaaaagtatatatatatctgggacttccctgggggtccagtggttaagactccacattcccaatgcaggggacacgggttcgatcactggtcgcATGAAGATCTTGCATTATGCTTGgtgcagcctaaaaaaaaaaatttaaaaaaagtacatatatttCTGAAATCAGCATACATCTTACAACTGATGTCCCTTTATTTGGCAACTTTTTTTCCTTCGAGTTACGCTTTAAAATGGTGCATTTTACAACTGACAACATCTTAAATTTGATGAAATATGGTAGGTAGTCCAGAAGATGTTAACATCCTTCTGTTTAAAGCCCTCTGGTGCTATTGGTGAAGCTTAAAGGAAATAAGAATACATACAACATTTTAGTCTTAAAAGCAATTCTGGTATAACGTATCCCACCTGATACTCACAGTCACCCTTTGGAGGAGGCAGGGCAGGTATGATG from Balaenoptera ricei isolate mBalRic1 chromosome 10, mBalRic1.hap2, whole genome shotgun sequence carries:
- the SEPTIN3 gene encoding neuronal-specific septin-3 isoform X5; this encodes MSKGLPETRTDAAMSELVPEPRPKPAVPMKPVSINPNLLGYIGIDTIIEQMRKKTMKTGFDFNIMVVGQSGLGKSTLVNTLFKSQVSRKASSWNREEKIPKTVEIKAIGHVIEEGGVKMKLTVIDTPGFGDQINNENCWEPIEKYINEQYEKFLKEEVNIARKKRIPDTRVHCCLYFISPTGHSLRPLDLEFMKHLSKVVNIIPVIAKADTMTLEEKSEFKQRVRKELEVNGIEFYPQKEFDEDLEDKAENDKIRQESMPFAVVGSDKEYQVNGKRVLGRKTPWGIIEVENLNHCEFALLRDFVIRTHLQDLKEVTHNIHYETYRAKRLNDNGGLPPGEGLLGTVLPPVPATPCPTAE